A genomic segment from uncultured Desulfuromonas sp. encodes:
- the gltB gene encoding glutamate synthase large subunit — protein MNLAEQFHENCGFGLLAHIYNQPSHSMLEDAIKALSRMMHRGAIAADGKTGDGSGLLCSMPHRFMNNVCEEAGVSLPEQYAVATLFLSDADTQKDAFRERCEANDLQVLLFREVPLNTEALGEYALSMLPTIVQAFVVPSALIATRRFDALLYLTRKEVEKQFRGDEAFYIASFSRTVVSYKGLVMPTYIRMLFPDLQRDDFEISFALFHQRFSTNTLPKWKLAQPLRTIAHNGEINSIQGNRFNASCKFVDAHSPVFSDAELQRLMPILEEKVSDSGSLDNMIEFLMVNGVDYFKAIRSVIPPARHNVAHMPAKLRSFYEYTSAAFEPWDGPAAVSVTNGRYIGCVLDRNGLRPAKYQITSDDRLIISSEYGVLDLDPSTVKVRGRLQSGQMIAADLQQGEVFFTEDIDRYLMNSHPYNEWLTERTFYLQEFIERQFEDFSDCECSDLIRKQRYFNVTGEVADLVIKPMLKDGKEPTGSMGDDTPMAAFSDKQRNFTDFFRQKFAQVTNPPIDPLREKAVMSTTIGIGDVGNPLIETPERALRLKSISPILSPDIFQALLSFGDPEKPRYEACYHYQMFSTGFKKDLHQALTALCDEIIAAVRGGIHVIVLDDRCVDDSTRIIPMAMAVGAVNQRLALEGLRHKTSIVACSGEVFDAHSACVLLGYGAVGVYPWLLYATGYTICCQNSHTPREIRKGLRNMYDAVTKGVLKIMSKMGISTVSSYRNAALFDVIGLSRDMVAECFNGSAALLPGLGYADIEQRIATVHDKVFRRSYMQSVYPLEIGGFFRNNPGGEYHDFNARVITTLHRFAEERTRKGYLEFRDLIEGRGRKFVRDFLAFNSPNTPISLEEVEPVEAITHRFDSAAMSLGALSPEAHEALAEALNQLGGRSNCGEGGEDAGRFRTNRNSKIKQIASGRFGVTPAYLRSASEIQIKLAQGAKPGEGGQLPGEKVTPLIAALRFTVPGVTLISPPPHHDIYSIEDLAQLIFDLKQVNPEAVISVKLVSTAGVGTIAAGVAKAYADKIVISGNDGGTGAAQLNSIKHAGNPWELGLSEAHNSLKGNGLRELVQLQTDGGLKIGRDIVKAAMLGAESYGFGTPLLVLLGCKMLRVCHLNRCTVGVATQDDFLRSHYQGTVDKVVSYLTNVAEDVREILAELGFRSLNDVIGRSDLLKAIDDEAAAKFDFSAVLHHCDGVDIKQKANDPFDDNAFEKALLKEVYSSLKNPTEEIVVERDIINTCRSFGAMISGEIARYYGDEGLAKDTITVKLNGVAGQSLGAFLADGLTIHVNGVANDYVGKGMHAGLITIVPPEYKPGMSAVGNTCLYGATGGKLFVAGTAGERFGVRNSGALAVVEGSGDHACEYMTGGTVVILGETGINFGAGMTGGAAFVYDRNKNFIDKLNQELVEARRIDVDDDNEGKLYLKQILTSYHNRTRSPLARYVLENFREELAYFWMVVPKDMKAPLNPKEGD, from the coding sequence ATGAACCTTGCCGAACAGTTCCACGAAAACTGTGGTTTTGGCTTGCTCGCCCATATTTATAATCAACCCTCTCACAGCATGTTGGAAGATGCCATCAAGGCTCTGAGCCGCATGATGCACCGCGGCGCGATTGCCGCTGACGGTAAAACCGGTGATGGCAGCGGTTTGTTGTGTTCTATGCCGCACCGTTTCATGAATAATGTCTGCGAGGAGGCGGGCGTTTCTCTGCCGGAACAGTATGCCGTGGCGACCCTGTTTCTCAGTGACGCGGATACGCAGAAGGACGCCTTTCGCGAACGGTGTGAGGCCAACGATCTTCAAGTGCTGCTGTTTCGTGAGGTGCCGCTGAATACCGAGGCACTGGGTGAGTATGCCCTGTCGATGCTGCCGACGATTGTCCAGGCGTTTGTCGTGCCGTCGGCACTGATTGCCACGCGCCGTTTTGACGCGCTGCTCTACCTGACTCGTAAAGAGGTGGAAAAGCAATTTCGTGGTGACGAGGCGTTTTATATCGCCTCATTCTCACGCACGGTGGTGTCATATAAAGGGCTGGTGATGCCGACCTATATCCGCATGTTGTTCCCCGATCTACAGCGTGACGATTTCGAGATCTCCTTTGCCTTATTTCATCAGCGTTTCTCGACCAACACGCTGCCCAAGTGGAAGCTGGCCCAGCCGCTACGCACCATTGCGCATAACGGCGAGATCAACTCGATCCAGGGCAACCGCTTTAATGCCTCGTGTAAGTTTGTCGATGCCCACAGCCCGGTGTTTTCCGATGCCGAGTTGCAACGTCTGATGCCGATTCTCGAAGAGAAGGTCAGTGACAGCGGCAGCCTCGACAATATGATCGAGTTTTTGATGGTCAACGGCGTTGATTATTTCAAGGCGATCCGTTCGGTGATTCCGCCGGCACGTCACAATGTCGCCCATATGCCGGCCAAACTGCGCTCCTTCTACGAGTACACCTCGGCGGCGTTTGAGCCGTGGGACGGCCCGGCCGCGGTCAGCGTCACCAATGGCCGCTACATCGGCTGCGTGCTTGACCGCAACGGTCTGCGTCCGGCCAAATATCAGATTACCAGCGATGACCGGCTGATCATCTCCAGTGAGTACGGCGTGTTGGATCTTGACCCCAGTACCGTCAAGGTTCGGGGCCGGTTGCAGAGTGGCCAGATGATCGCCGCCGACCTGCAGCAAGGCGAGGTGTTTTTCACCGAGGACATTGACCGTTACTTAATGAATTCCCACCCCTACAACGAATGGCTGACGGAGCGCACCTTCTACTTGCAGGAGTTCATTGAGCGTCAGTTTGAAGACTTTTCCGATTGTGAGTGCTCTGATCTGATCCGCAAGCAGCGTTATTTCAATGTCACTGGCGAAGTAGCTGATTTGGTGATCAAGCCGATGCTCAAAGACGGCAAGGAGCCGACCGGTTCCATGGGTGACGATACGCCGATGGCGGCATTTTCCGACAAACAGCGTAACTTCACCGATTTCTTCCGTCAGAAGTTTGCCCAGGTCACCAACCCGCCCATAGACCCGTTGCGGGAAAAAGCGGTGATGTCGACCACCATCGGTATCGGTGATGTCGGTAATCCGCTGATCGAGACCCCGGAGCGGGCTTTGCGTCTGAAAAGTATCTCGCCGATTCTGTCGCCGGATATCTTTCAGGCCTTGCTGTCGTTTGGTGATCCGGAAAAACCGCGCTATGAAGCCTGTTATCACTACCAGATGTTCAGCACCGGTTTCAAAAAGGATCTGCACCAGGCGTTGACCGCTTTGTGTGATGAGATTATCGCAGCGGTACGCGGCGGCATTCATGTCATCGTCCTCGATGACCGCTGTGTCGATGACTCGACGCGCATCATCCCCATGGCCATGGCAGTCGGAGCGGTCAATCAGCGCCTGGCCCTTGAAGGGCTACGCCATAAAACCTCCATTGTCGCCTGCAGCGGTGAAGTCTTCGATGCCCATTCCGCCTGTGTGCTACTCGGTTATGGTGCTGTGGGCGTTTATCCGTGGCTGCTCTACGCCACCGGCTACACCATCTGTTGCCAAAACAGTCATACCCCGCGCGAAATCCGCAAAGGGTTACGCAACATGTACGACGCCGTCACCAAAGGGGTGCTGAAAATCATGTCGAAGATGGGCATCAGTACCGTGTCCAGCTATCGCAATGCCGCTCTGTTTGATGTCATCGGTCTGAGCCGAGACATGGTGGCGGAGTGCTTCAACGGCTCGGCGGCATTGCTGCCGGGCCTGGGCTATGCCGACATTGAGCAACGCATCGCCACCGTGCATGACAAGGTGTTCCGCCGCAGCTACATGCAGTCGGTCTATCCGTTGGAGATCGGAGGCTTCTTCCGTAACAACCCCGGCGGCGAATACCATGACTTCAATGCCCGGGTGATTACCACGCTGCATCGTTTTGCCGAGGAACGCACCCGCAAGGGTTATCTGGAATTTCGCGATCTGATCGAAGGACGTGGCCGCAAGTTTGTTCGCGATTTTCTGGCGTTTAACTCACCCAATACCCCGATCTCGCTGGAGGAGGTGGAGCCGGTGGAGGCGATCACCCACCGCTTCGATTCAGCGGCCATGTCTCTGGGGGCGTTGTCGCCCGAGGCCCACGAAGCGCTGGCCGAAGCCCTCAACCAGCTGGGCGGTCGTTCCAACTGCGGTGAGGGGGGGGAGGATGCCGGACGTTTCCGCACCAACCGCAACAGTAAAATCAAGCAGATCGCGTCAGGTCGTTTCGGCGTGACGCCGGCCTATCTGCGTAGTGCCAGCGAAATCCAGATCAAGCTGGCTCAGGGTGCCAAGCCGGGTGAAGGCGGTCAACTGCCAGGCGAAAAGGTCACGCCGCTGATCGCCGCATTGCGTTTTACCGTGCCCGGCGTCACGTTGATTTCGCCGCCACCACATCACGACATCTACTCCATTGAAGATCTGGCGCAGCTGATTTTTGACCTCAAACAGGTCAATCCCGAGGCGGTCATCAGCGTCAAGCTGGTCTCCACGGCCGGAGTCGGCACCATTGCCGCCGGCGTGGCCAAAGCCTATGCCGACAAGATTGTCATCTCCGGTAATGATGGCGGTACCGGCGCGGCACAGCTCAACTCCATCAAACACGCGGGTAACCCGTGGGAGCTGGGCCTGTCCGAGGCGCATAACAGTCTCAAAGGAAATGGCTTGCGTGAGCTGGTGCAGTTGCAGACCGACGGTGGTCTGAAAATCGGTCGTGACATTGTCAAGGCCGCCATGCTTGGCGCGGAAAGCTATGGTTTCGGTACACCGCTGCTGGTGTTGCTCGGCTGCAAAATGCTGCGCGTCTGTCACCTCAACCGTTGTACGGTCGGTGTGGCTACTCAGGATGATTTCCTGCGCAGCCATTATCAGGGCACGGTCGATAAGGTGGTCAGCTACCTGACTAACGTGGCCGAAGACGTGCGGGAGATCCTTGCTGAGCTTGGCTTCCGCAGCCTTAACGATGTGATCGGTCGCAGTGATCTGCTTAAAGCCATTGATGATGAAGCGGCCGCAAAGTTTGATTTTTCAGCCGTGCTGCACCACTGCGACGGTGTCGATATCAAACAGAAAGCCAATGATCCGTTTGACGACAACGCCTTTGAAAAAGCGCTGCTCAAAGAGGTGTATTCCAGCCTGAAAAACCCGACCGAAGAGATTGTTGTCGAGCGCGATATCATCAACACCTGCCGCAGTTTCGGTGCCATGATCAGCGGCGAGATCGCCCGTTATTACGGCGATGAAGGGTTGGCCAAGGATACTATTACCGTCAAGTTGAATGGTGTCGCCGGGCAGTCCCTCGGTGCATTCCTCGCCGACGGCCTGACCATTCACGTTAACGGTGTGGCCAACGACTATGTCGGTAAAGGGATGCATGCCGGTTTGATCACCATCGTGCCGCCCGAGTACAAGCCGGGCATGTCGGCGGTGGGTAATACCTGCCTCTATGGCGCCACCGGCGGTAAGTTGTTTGTAGCCGGAACCGCCGGTGAACGTTTTGGTGTGCGCAACTCAGGTGCTCTGGCCGTGGTTGAAGGCAGTGGTGATCACGCCTGCGAATACATGACCGGTGGCACCGTGGTGATTCTCGGCGAAACCGGCATTAACTTCGGTGCTGGCATGACCGGCGGCGCGGCGTTTGTCTACGACCGTAACAAGAACTTTATCGACAAACTCAATCAGGAGCTGGTTGAGGCGCGGCGTATCGACGTGGATGACGATAACGAAGGCAAGCTGTATCTGAAACAAATTTTGACCAGTTACCACAACCGCACCCGCAGCCCGTTGGCGCGCTATGTGCTGGAGAATTTTCGCGAAGAACTGGCGTATTTCTGGATGGTGGTGCCCAAGGACATGAAAGCGCCGCTCAATCCGAAAGAGGGGGATTAG
- a CDS encoding glutamate synthase subunit beta yields the protein MQSFIQTSRTEPVKSEVSERIRDFGEIYTLYTAKKVALQAERCVQCGDPFCTVIGCPLNNAIPQWLQAIAEHDLEKAFRLSNETSPFPEILGRVCPQANLCEGACTLDDGYGAITIGAIEASITDLAFQEGLEIPFPGVIRDKKVAVAGSGPAGMACAHFLLRAGIEVEMFERAAKPGGLLTYGIPGFKLEKGIVSRRFKMLKKAGLVLHLNSAVGEDVTLQELHDQFDAVFLGTGATEGKSARLDHENSDQVFYAMDYLTQVQQRLYGQEWDERFDVAERNVIVIGGGDTAMDCVRTAIREQAKNVTCLYRRDQANMPGSVKEYRNAVEEGVEFLFNETPHAIVVDDDGKIIGVDAVRTELGEPGEDGRQRVREIEGSEHCVAADVIILALGFDVAENAALESLGVKANQWHEIQTEAATGQTGNAKIYAGGDCCRGADLVVTAAADGRKAAMAIMEQLLG from the coding sequence ATGCAGAGTTTTATTCAAACATCACGCACGGAACCGGTCAAAAGCGAAGTCAGTGAGCGGATTCGCGATTTCGGTGAAATCTATACCCTCTATACGGCAAAAAAAGTGGCGCTGCAGGCGGAGCGTTGTGTGCAATGCGGTGACCCATTCTGCACGGTGATCGGCTGCCCGCTCAACAATGCCATCCCCCAGTGGCTACAGGCGATTGCCGAGCACGATCTGGAAAAAGCGTTTCGGCTGTCCAACGAAACCTCGCCGTTTCCGGAGATTCTCGGTCGGGTGTGTCCGCAGGCCAACCTGTGTGAAGGGGCGTGTACCCTGGATGACGGTTACGGGGCGATCACCATTGGTGCCATAGAGGCGTCCATTACCGATCTGGCGTTTCAGGAAGGCTTGGAGATCCCGTTCCCCGGTGTGATCCGCGATAAGAAGGTCGCTGTGGCTGGTTCCGGCCCAGCGGGCATGGCCTGCGCCCACTTTCTGCTGCGCGCCGGGATTGAAGTGGAAATGTTCGAGCGTGCGGCCAAGCCTGGCGGTCTGCTGACCTATGGCATCCCCGGTTTTAAACTGGAAAAAGGCATTGTCTCCCGCCGTTTCAAGATGCTCAAAAAAGCCGGGTTGGTACTACATCTTAACAGTGCCGTTGGTGAAGATGTCACCCTACAGGAGTTGCATGATCAATTCGATGCCGTATTCCTCGGCACCGGTGCCACCGAAGGCAAGAGTGCCCGACTCGATCACGAAAACAGCGACCAAGTGTTCTACGCCATGGATTACCTGACTCAGGTACAACAACGCCTCTACGGTCAGGAGTGGGATGAGCGCTTCGATGTCGCCGAGCGCAACGTCATTGTCATCGGCGGCGGCGATACGGCCATGGACTGTGTGCGTACGGCGATTCGTGAACAGGCGAAAAATGTCACCTGTCTTTACCGTCGTGACCAAGCCAACATGCCCGGTAGTGTCAAAGAATATCGCAACGCCGTCGAGGAAGGGGTCGAGTTCCTGTTTAACGAGACGCCCCATGCCATTGTCGTTGATGATGACGGCAAGATTATCGGCGTCGATGCGGTGCGTACCGAGCTGGGTGAACCGGGTGAAGATGGCCGTCAGCGGGTGCGGGAGATTGAAGGCAGTGAGCACTGCGTGGCGGCGGATGTCATCATCCTCGCGCTCGGTTTTGACGTGGCAGAAAATGCTGCACTGGAGTCGTTGGGCGTCAAAGCCAATCAATGGCATGAGATCCAGACCGAGGCGGCGACGGGCCAAACCGGCAACGCCAAGATTTACGCTGGCGGCGACTGCTGTCGCGGCGCGGATCTGGTGGTGACGGCAGCTGCCGATGGTCGCAAAGCGGCCATGGCGATCATGGAGCAGTTGCTGGGGTAA
- the gspM gene encoding type II secretion system protein GspM produces MMKQLSPRELAMVSVAGIVVAATLLYFVLIAPYLETMGRLDGKIASRQQQLQQVKQLQQDYRHVQGQIKSLQRRQATAGDFALFAYVENQVSRIAGRENLTSMRPMPAVNHDDITEEAVEIKLENISLGQMLQLLQSFDSAPVPLQVKALQLKVRFDNTQQLDGSLRISAYTKG; encoded by the coding sequence ATGATGAAACAGCTTTCACCGCGTGAACTGGCGATGGTCTCCGTGGCAGGCATCGTTGTCGCCGCCACGCTGCTCTATTTTGTCCTGATCGCCCCTTATCTTGAAACCATGGGCCGCCTTGACGGAAAGATTGCTTCCCGTCAACAGCAGTTGCAACAGGTCAAACAGCTGCAACAGGATTACCGCCACGTTCAAGGCCAGATCAAATCACTGCAACGCCGCCAGGCCACTGCCGGAGACTTCGCTCTGTTTGCCTATGTGGAAAACCAGGTGTCACGGATTGCCGGGCGGGAGAATCTCACCTCCATGCGCCCGATGCCGGCCGTCAACCACGATGACATCACCGAAGAGGCGGTAGAGATCAAGTTGGAAAACATCTCACTGGGGCAGATGCTGCAACTACTGCAAAGTTTCGACAGTGCACCGGTACCACTGCAGGTCAAAGCGCTGCAGCTTAAAGTGCGTTTCGACAACACCCAGCAGCTGGATGGTTCGCTGCGCATCTCCGCCTACACCAAAGGCTAA
- the lon gene encoding endopeptidase La produces MSHHDEDEEYEVEPEPEIDTESLVLASDLLPDRLPIIPLRPRPAFPAILIPLHIAGADKVAVIRQVADSSSKTLGLVLVENVEGKDEPTNLHDVGVAGKIVKVLNSEEESIQVLVNCLERFHIEELHETDHGLYASVAYQHEKPLSDHQELKAYSMAIISTLKELVKINPLYSEEIKMFLGRSSMDDPGRLADFAANLTSADGQELQDVLATFDVRQRIERVLVLLKKELEVSRLQSKISKQIEKNISEQQRQFFLKEQLKTIKKELGLEKEGKVSEIEKFQERLEGLTLNDEAQKAIDEEMEKLQLIEPSSPEYNVSRNYLDWLTILPWGKNTKDSYDIAKAKRALDRDHFGLDDVKDRILEFIAVGKMKGDISGSILCLVGPPGVGKTSIGKSVAAALNRNFYRFSLGGMRDEAEIKGHRRTYIGAMPGKFIQAMKQADSANPVLMLDEIDKIGASYQGDPASALLEVLDPEQNNSFRDHYLDVPFDLSNVLFIATANQLDTIPAPLLDRMELIRLSGYIMDEKVEIARRYLIPKALENHGLTKQQVTIRKDALKKIIDNYAREAGVRGLENRIKKIMRKAAMEFASERVEKLVIQKNNVEEYLGKPIFSQDELFKNVAGVVTGLAWTSMGGATLQIEASAMPSKSKGFKQTGQLGKVMVESCEIAYSYVMGHLADYGLPEDFLDQHFIHIHVPAGATPKDGPSAGVTMTTALLSMISKKTVRPKLGMTGELTLTGQVLPIGGVKEKTIAARRSGLKVLIFPESNRKDFDALPDYLREGIEVHFAKTYRDVYNVAFQK; encoded by the coding sequence ATGAGTCATCACGACGAGGATGAAGAATACGAAGTTGAACCGGAACCTGAAATCGATACCGAGAGTCTTGTTCTAGCCAGTGATCTGCTTCCGGATCGTCTACCGATCATCCCCCTGCGTCCCCGCCCGGCCTTTCCAGCCATTTTGATCCCGCTGCACATTGCCGGCGCGGATAAGGTCGCTGTGATCCGTCAGGTCGCCGACAGTTCCAGTAAAACCCTGGGACTGGTTTTGGTGGAAAATGTTGAAGGCAAAGATGAACCGACCAATCTGCATGATGTCGGTGTTGCCGGAAAAATCGTCAAAGTGCTCAACTCTGAGGAAGAAAGCATTCAGGTGCTGGTGAACTGCCTGGAGCGTTTCCACATTGAAGAACTGCATGAGACCGATCACGGACTGTACGCCAGCGTGGCCTACCAGCATGAAAAACCGCTCTCCGATCATCAGGAGCTCAAAGCCTATTCCATGGCGATCATCTCCACCCTTAAAGAGCTGGTCAAAATCAATCCGTTGTATTCGGAAGAGATTAAGATGTTCCTCGGCCGTTCCAGCATGGACGACCCCGGTCGCCTCGCGGATTTTGCCGCCAACCTGACGTCAGCCGACGGGCAGGAACTGCAGGATGTTCTGGCCACATTCGATGTGCGCCAGCGCATTGAACGGGTGCTGGTCCTGCTGAAAAAAGAGCTCGAGGTGTCACGCCTGCAAAGCAAAATCTCCAAGCAGATTGAGAAAAACATCTCCGAACAGCAACGGCAGTTCTTTCTCAAAGAACAGCTGAAAACCATCAAAAAAGAACTCGGCCTGGAAAAAGAGGGCAAAGTCAGCGAGATTGAAAAATTTCAGGAACGGCTTGAAGGCCTGACCCTCAACGACGAAGCCCAGAAAGCCATTGACGAGGAGATGGAGAAGCTGCAGCTGATTGAGCCCTCATCCCCCGAATACAATGTCAGCCGCAATTATCTCGATTGGCTGACGATTCTTCCCTGGGGCAAGAACACCAAGGATTCCTATGATATCGCCAAAGCTAAACGGGCTCTGGACCGGGATCATTTCGGACTGGACGATGTCAAAGACCGGATTCTGGAATTCATCGCTGTCGGCAAAATGAAAGGCGATATTTCCGGCTCCATTCTTTGCTTGGTCGGACCACCGGGGGTGGGTAAAACCTCCATCGGTAAAAGCGTGGCTGCGGCACTGAACCGCAACTTCTATCGCTTCTCTCTGGGGGGGATGCGTGATGAAGCCGAGATTAAAGGCCACCGCCGCACCTACATCGGCGCCATGCCGGGTAAATTTATCCAGGCCATGAAACAGGCCGACAGTGCCAACCCGGTGCTGATGCTCGACGAAATTGACAAAATCGGTGCCTCTTACCAGGGTGACCCAGCCTCGGCTCTGCTCGAGGTGTTGGACCCGGAGCAGAACAACAGCTTTCGTGATCACTATCTTGATGTGCCGTTTGACCTGTCCAACGTGCTGTTCATTGCTACGGCCAACCAGCTCGACACCATTCCGGCACCATTGCTCGACCGAATGGAATTGATCCGCCTGTCCGGCTACATCATGGACGAAAAGGTCGAGATCGCCCGCCGTTACCTGATCCCCAAGGCGCTGGAGAATCATGGGCTCACCAAACAGCAGGTGACCATCCGCAAGGATGCCCTGAAAAAGATCATCGACAACTACGCCCGCGAAGCCGGAGTCCGTGGCCTGGAAAACCGCATCAAGAAAATCATGCGCAAAGCGGCGATGGAATTTGCCAGTGAACGGGTGGAAAAGCTGGTGATTCAGAAAAACAATGTCGAAGAGTATCTCGGTAAGCCGATCTTCTCTCAGGACGAGCTGTTCAAGAACGTTGCCGGTGTTGTCACCGGCCTGGCCTGGACCAGTATGGGTGGCGCAACCCTGCAGATCGAAGCCAGTGCCATGCCCAGCAAATCCAAAGGATTCAAGCAGACCGGCCAGTTGGGTAAAGTGATGGTGGAAAGTTGCGAGATCGCCTACTCCTACGTCATGGGCCATCTGGCGGATTACGGCCTGCCGGAGGACTTTCTCGACCAACATTTCATCCACATCCATGTCCCGGCTGGCGCGACTCCCAAGGACGGACCTTCCGCCGGGGTGACCATGACCACCGCGTTACTCTCGATGATCAGCAAAAAAACCGTGCGTCCCAAGTTGGGCATGACCGGCGAGCTGACCCTGACCGGACAGGTACTGCCGATTGGAGGCGTCAAGGAAAAGACCATTGCCGCACGCCGCAGTGGGTTAAAAGTATTGATCTTCCCGGAAAGCAATCGCAAAGACTTTGATGCCCTGCCCGATTATCTGCGTGAAGGGATTGAGGTTCACTTTGCAAAAACATATCGCGATGTTTATAATGTCGCCTTTCAAAAATAG
- the gspN gene encoding type II secretion system protein GspN, giving the protein MTAGVFSTGKRCALYVLATAVFFVLGLLLFFPTEAVRLRIEEDLSRQLHQPVQVGALQLGLPLAVKLASLQVPVDRLGPVKATHLRVSPQWSSLFSASPAVCITGELWQGKVEAVLSHTNRLQLQASGLTWQGAVPEMPSLGLAMALDKLDLEATVSVPVQLHQTTLALSSLTVSGMNALGAAQDTLSLGEVFLQIHQDKNQLQIDQLQSRGGDLVLNVDGHLIPGRQPELCRLDLTATLIPQTTTDPALTSLLQLVSPPTANGHFMLKIGGTLGQPVVR; this is encoded by the coding sequence ATGACGGCAGGCGTTTTTTCAACCGGCAAACGGTGCGCTCTGTACGTCCTGGCCACGGCTGTATTTTTTGTCCTCGGTCTGTTGCTGTTTTTTCCCACTGAGGCGGTCCGTTTGCGGATTGAAGAAGACCTGAGCCGTCAGCTTCACCAGCCGGTTCAGGTCGGAGCGCTACAACTCGGTCTGCCGCTAGCTGTTAAGCTGGCCTCGCTTCAGGTTCCGGTCGACAGACTCGGGCCGGTCAAGGCGACCCACCTGCGCGTCAGCCCACAGTGGAGCAGCCTGTTCTCCGCATCGCCAGCCGTCTGCATCACGGGTGAACTCTGGCAGGGGAAGGTAGAAGCCGTCCTCAGTCACACCAACAGATTACAACTACAGGCTTCCGGCCTTACCTGGCAAGGAGCCGTTCCGGAGATGCCGTCTCTCGGCCTGGCCATGGCGTTGGACAAACTCGACCTGGAGGCGACGGTTTCCGTTCCTGTGCAATTGCATCAGACAACTTTGGCGCTGTCATCACTAACCGTCTCCGGCATGAATGCTTTGGGAGCCGCGCAGGATACCCTGTCGCTCGGTGAAGTCTTTCTTCAGATTCATCAGGACAAAAACCAACTCCAGATTGACCAACTGCAAAGTCGCGGTGGTGACCTGGTCCTCAATGTCGATGGCCATCTCATTCCGGGACGACAACCCGAACTCTGTCGTCTCGACCTGACCGCAACTCTGATTCCGCAAACCACCACGGACCCGGCCCTGACTTCCCTGCTGCAACTGGTGAGTCCACCAACGGCCAACGGTCACTTCATGCTTAAAATTGGTGGGACTCTCGGCCAGCCGGTCGTACGCTGA
- a CDS encoding GspL/Epsl periplasmic domain-containing protein — MTKRRIGLEITSNCIRLAIFDGDRDKPVLLRKVERPLEPDTDLAEQVNRMLDGPAGFGDRFCTVLPGDAGFVRRLSFPFNDPRKINAAAAMELASQLPVDISNHIVTTTTIREDGEQFTTTAATYPSASIAAFLAPFDAGNLPIHLLGLTPFTEVNGLSAWLSQGVLVKAHDDTLTLSLVIDGQIVSHENCGRVQDSTQDLAKQIYREVGLLCRAERQPLQPLCLMGSNISTGLANELKGLSCEILSIPIEEAGQSVDPAFLPVCSMALAADGAVLNFRRGPFTLKSEWAALKKHFYIGGGLLAASLAILVASALHTYQFKTDTAEGYRKQLNQVFRETLPGQTAIVDPVKQLTAELNRVRQTGRVVGLDKSTSALAVLRDFSSHTPKDLTVDIKTFNYEPDNLTVEGITNSFDSVNRLAGELRNSPSFTAVRIADAKMGIEGKQVSFRLQITIGHAQGGAL; from the coding sequence ACACAGACCTTGCTGAACAAGTCAACAGGATGCTCGACGGCCCGGCAGGGTTTGGGGATCGCTTCTGCACCGTGCTGCCCGGTGACGCCGGTTTTGTCCGTCGCTTAAGTTTCCCGTTTAACGATCCACGCAAAATCAATGCTGCTGCTGCTATGGAACTGGCGTCACAACTGCCTGTGGACATCAGCAATCACATCGTGACCACCACGACCATACGCGAAGATGGCGAGCAATTTACGACCACGGCAGCGACCTATCCATCGGCCTCAATCGCTGCATTTCTCGCCCCATTTGATGCCGGCAACCTCCCTATTCATCTGCTCGGGCTGACGCCGTTTACTGAAGTCAATGGCTTATCTGCCTGGTTATCTCAAGGGGTCTTGGTCAAAGCGCACGATGACACATTGACCCTCAGTCTTGTCATTGACGGACAAATTGTCAGCCACGAAAACTGTGGCAGGGTTCAGGACTCCACTCAGGACCTGGCAAAACAAATTTATCGCGAAGTCGGCTTGCTGTGCCGAGCCGAGAGACAGCCGCTTCAGCCCTTGTGCCTGATGGGCAGCAATATCAGCACGGGATTGGCGAATGAGCTCAAAGGCCTGTCCTGTGAAATCCTCAGCATTCCGATTGAAGAAGCAGGTCAATCCGTCGACCCGGCCTTTCTTCCGGTGTGTTCCATGGCCCTGGCCGCCGATGGCGCCGTGCTCAACTTCCGTCGCGGTCCGTTTACCCTGAAAAGCGAATGGGCCGCGTTGAAAAAACATTTTTACATTGGCGGAGGACTGCTGGCGGCCTCACTGGCCATCCTGGTGGCATCCGCTTTACACACCTATCAATTTAAGACCGACACGGCCGAAGGCTATCGCAAACAACTCAACCAGGTGTTCCGCGAAACCCTGCCGGGCCAAACCGCCATTGTCGATCCGGTAAAACAACTCACGGCTGAGTTGAACCGTGTTCGGCAAACCGGCCGCGTGGTTGGGCTGGATAAATCAACCTCGGCCCTGGCCGTGCTGCGCGACTTTTCGTCGCACACGCCGAAAGATCTGACCGTCGATATCAAAACATTCAACTATGAGCCAGACAATCTCACGGTTGAGGGGATCACCAATTCGTTTGACAGTGTCAACCGCTTGGCGGGAGAACTGCGCAACAGCCCGTCGTTCACCGCCGTACGCATTGCCGACGCGAAAATGGGTATCGAAGGCAAGCAGGTCTCCTTTCGCCTGCAGATCACGATCGGCCACGCTCAGGGAGGAGCTTTATGA